GGGTCGCGAACATGTGCGCGAGAAACTCGAGAAGCGCGACCCCTATCGCGTCGAGCCACTGGAACGGGACGAAACAAAATTCCTGATCGAGGGTAACGACGCGGTCGCGCTCGGCTCACTCTATGGTGGCGTCGCGATGGTCTCGTGGTACCCGATTACGCCCTCGTCGTCGCTCGCTGAGACAATCGAGAACTACCTGCCGCAGCTGCGTACGGGTGATGACGGTGCAACCTGTGCAGTCATCCAGGCCGAGGACGAGATTGCCGCAATCGGGATGGTCGTCGGTGCCGGCTGGGCTGGTGTACGCGCAATGACCTGCACCTCCGGACCGGGGATTTCACTCATGTCAGAGATCATCGGGCTCGCCTACTACGTCGAGGTGCCGGCGGTTATCTGGGATGTGAACCGCGTCGGCCCATCGACCGGGATGCCGACACGTACCCAGCAGAGTGACGTTATCAGTCTCTATAGGGCAAGCCATGGCGACACACAGCACCCGGTGCTAATTCCCGGCACCGCTGAGGAGTGCTTCGAGTTCGGCTGGCGCGCTCTTGACTGTGCCGAGCGGCTCCAGACGGTGGTCTTCGGCTTCAGTGACCTTGACTTGGGAATGAACCACTGGGTTTGCTCCAACTTCACGTATCCAGAAAAGCTGGACCGCGGCAAGGTGGTGCGGACGCAGGAACAGCTTGACGCCTTCGAGGAGTACGGGCGATATCTCGACGTCGATGGCGACGGCATCTGCTGGCGCACTCTCCCCGGTAGCGGGCTGGCCCCCTACCTCGCCCGCGGTACTGGCCGCAATGAGAAAGGCGTCTACTCCGAACGGCCTGAGGACTACCGCAAGAACATGGTGAGGCTGAAACGCAAGATCGAAGGGGCTCGTGACACGTTGCCGAAACCTGTCCTGCGGGAAGAGCCAGAACTGCAGCTAGGTATCATCTACTACGGGTCAATGGAGAACAGCATCCAGGAGATTGATGCCATGCTCGAGGCTGATGGCCTAAAAGTGAGCCAGTGCCGCGTCCGCGCACTGCCACTGCACTCCGAGGTGGAAGAATTCGTAAGGCGACACGAAATGATTATAGTACTTGAGATCAACCGAGATGGGCAAATGTACAAACTCATGCGTGCCGAGCTGCCGAGCGAGCTGGTGCCACGTCTGCGCTCGGTCGCCTACAGCGACGGCATCCCGCCGCGCGCGCAGGTCTACACTGACGCAATCTGCGCTGAGATACAGAAATTCGAGGCGGCTTGATGGTAAAACTCAACGTGCTTGGCCGGCCTCTCGACGACTACCGCGGATTCAAGTCGACACTCTGCTCCGGCTGCGGCCACGACGCCGTCTCGAGTGCGATAATCTCTGCAGCATGGGCCAACGGGCTGCCGCCCGAGTCGCTGGCCAAGATGTCCGGCATTGGCTGTTCATCGAAGACGTCAGCCTATATCCTGGGGCGGAGCCACGGCTTCAACACCGTCCACGGACGGATGCCATCGGTAACGACTGGCGCGGCCATGGCGAACCGTGACCTCAGCTTCATCGCTGTCTCAGGAGATGGGGATACCGCTGCAATCGGCATCGGCCAGTTCATCCACGCCATCCGGCGCAACCTGAACATGGTTTACATCGTCGAGAACAACGGCGTTTACGGCCTGACGAAAGGGCAGTATTCGGCAACCGCCGAGGAAGGCTCGCAAAAGCGCAAGTCGCCGCCGAACCAGACACAGCCGATTGACCTTTGCAAGCTCGCGATTACGCTCGGCTGCTCGTTCGTCGCACGCTCGTTTTCGGGCTCGCGCCAGCAGCTGGTGTCTCTAGTGCGCGCCGCACTGTCACACCGCGGGATGGCGGTGATAGACGTTATCTCGCCCTGCGTGACATTCAACAATAATGAGGAGTCGCTCAAATCCTACGGCTACGTCAAGTCGCACGACGAGGAACTGCACATCGTCGACTACATTCCGCACTTCGAGCCGATAACAGAGGTAGATGTACCGGCGGGCGAATTCCGTAAGGTGCAGCTGCACGACGGCTCGTTCATCCGGCTCGAGACAATTGATGAGGCACACGACCCTGCCAGCGAGATAGCTGCACTCAATGCACTCCACCGCGCCGAGAACGCGCAGAAGCACGTCACCGGGCTGCTCTATTTCAATCCCGGCAAGCCGACACTCGACGAGACGCTCAACTTGGTCGAGACTCCACTGGCTGACCTACCGGACAAAATGTTGAGACCTCCCAAGAAAACCCTGGATGAACTATTAGCTAATTTCAGGGCTTGATCTACTCTCAACACTCATGTCTTTTTATGAAATGAACCCCTGACTTTATCTATCCCTATTATCTCAATCCAACAGGCAGAAATGAACCGAATTATTCCGATTGGACTGAT
The genomic region above belongs to Candidatus Poseidoniia archaeon and contains:
- a CDS encoding 2-oxoacid:acceptor oxidoreductase subunit alpha, which encodes GREHVREKLEKRDPYRVEPLERDETKFLIEGNDAVALGSLYGGVAMVSWYPITPSSSLAETIENYLPQLRTGDDGATCAVIQAEDEIAAIGMVVGAGWAGVRAMTCTSGPGISLMSEIIGLAYYVEVPAVIWDVNRVGPSTGMPTRTQQSDVISLYRASHGDTQHPVLIPGTAEECFEFGWRALDCAERLQTVVFGFSDLDLGMNHWVCSNFTYPEKLDRGKVVRTQEQLDAFEEYGRYLDVDGDGICWRTLPGSGLAPYLARGTGRNEKGVYSERPEDYRKNMVRLKRKIEGARDTLPKPVLREEPELQLGIIYYGSMENSIQEIDAMLEADGLKVSQCRVRALPLHSEVEEFVRRHEMIIVLEINRDGQMYKLMRAELPSELVPRLRSVAYSDGIPPRAQVYTDAICAEIQKFEAA
- a CDS encoding 2-oxoacid:ferredoxin oxidoreductase subunit beta; the protein is MVKLNVLGRPLDDYRGFKSTLCSGCGHDAVSSAIISAAWANGLPPESLAKMSGIGCSSKTSAYILGRSHGFNTVHGRMPSVTTGAAMANRDLSFIAVSGDGDTAAIGIGQFIHAIRRNLNMVYIVENNGVYGLTKGQYSATAEEGSQKRKSPPNQTQPIDLCKLAITLGCSFVARSFSGSRQQLVSLVRAALSHRGMAVIDVISPCVTFNNNEESLKSYGYVKSHDEELHIVDYIPHFEPITEVDVPAGEFRKVQLHDGSFIRLETIDEAHDPASEIAALNALHRAENAQKHVTGLLYFNPGKPTLDETLNLVETPLADLPDKMLRPPKKTLDELLANFRA